Within the Papaver somniferum cultivar HN1 unplaced genomic scaffold, ASM357369v1 unplaced-scaffold_22, whole genome shotgun sequence genome, the region TTTTTTCTGCCTTTGATGCCTTGTGTGAAGAAGGAACCGCTACGACTGTATGCAAGGCCCTTGATGAAGTCGCCGATATATCTGTACCAGCGTCAAAAGACCATACACAAGTACAAGGTGAAATCTTAGAAGGTCTGGTTGCCCGAATAGTGAGCCGTGAAAGCTCGAAACTCATGGAGAAAGTTCTGAAGGAATTTCCCCTGCCCTCTGAAGGAGTTACCCATGATTTAGGACCTAGCCTACGGGAGATATGTGCCGCCAACAGATcagatgaaaaacagcaaataagAGCGCTCCTTCAGAGTGTTGGCTGCTCTTTCTGCCCCAACTTGGTGGACTGGTTTGGAGATGGAAGCGGTGATGCTAACGTGAGAAATGTTGACCGCTCTGTTGTTTCGAAATTCCTACTAGCACATCCAGCTGATTATGCCACAACTAAGTTGCAGGAAGTTGTTCGTTTGATAAATGAAAAACGGTTCCCAGCTTCTCTTAAATGTTATTATAACTTCCATAAGATAACCTCTCTTGCAGCAAATAACATACATTTTAAGATGGTTATCCATGTATTGAGAGATTCAGCTTTCAGGCAGTACCAGAAGGAGATGAGGCATAATCCAGGCCTGTGGCCATTGTATAGAGGATTTTTTGTTGACATAAACTTGTTCAAAGTGAGCAAGGACAAAACTGCAGAAGTTGCAGAAGACAACAGTGCGCAATCAAAGAATGCAAATGGTAGCTCTGAGACAAGTACATCAGCAACAGGTGGTTTAGGTGATGAAGATGCTAATCTGATGATCAAATTGAAATTCCTCACGTATAAGATACGAACTTTTTTGATTCGGAATGGGTTGTCAATTCTTTTCAAAAATGGTCCGGAAGCTTACAGGACTTATTATCTGAGGCAAATGGAAATATGGGGTACATCTTCTCAGAAGCGAAAGGAACTCAGCAAGATGTTAGATGAGTGGGCTTCATACATACGAAGGAAGTGTGGAAACAACCAGTTATCATCTTCCATATATCTCACTGAAGCTGAGCCTTTCCTTGAGCAATATGCAAGACGCAGTCCACAGAATCAGATTCTTATAGGATCTGCTGGGAGTTTAGTAAGGTCTGACGATTTCCTGGCAATTGTTGAATCAGGCAGGGATGAAGAGGGTGACCTTGAAAAAACAGAACAGAATCCAACAACTTCTAGTCCTACTCGTACTGTAATGGATTCATCTCCAAAAAAAGAGGGTCTGATTGTATTTTTCCCTGGAATACCAGGCTGTGCCAAGTCTGCACTGTGCAAGGAAATATTAAATGCTTCTGGTGAACTTGGTGATGACCGTCCAGTACATAGCCTCATGGGTGATGTTATCAAAGGAAGATATTGGCAGATTGTTGCTGATGATCGCAGGAAGAAACCATACAGTATAATTCTCGCTGATAAAAATGCACCAAATGAAGAAGTTTGGAGACAGATTGAGGATATGTGTAGAAGCACAAGGGCTTCTGCAGTTCCAGTTGTTCCTGATTCTGAAGGAACTGATACAAATCCGTTCACTCTTGATGCATTAGCCATTTTCATCTTTCGTGTGCTTCAACGAGAAAATCACCCTGGACTTCTGGACAGTAAGTCTCCATGTGTTGGTTATGTCCTGCTGATGTTTTACCATCTTTATGACGGAAAGAACCGCAGTGAGTTTGAGACGGAGCTGATTGAGCGTTTTGGCACTCTTGTCAAAATACCATTACTCAAGTCTGACAGGAGTCCTCTACCTGGCTCTGTGAGGTCTATATTAGAGGAGGGAGTACGTCTTTTCCAGCTTCACAGAAACAAACATGGAAGACTGGAGTCCAGCAAAGGGTCATATAAGAAGGACTGGGAGAATTGGGAAATACGGCTACGTCAGGTTTTATTTGCTAATGCAGACTCTCTGAACGCTATTCAGGTTCCGTTTAATCATGTGGTCAAACAAGTGTTGGACCAACTAAAAGCTGTTGCTAAAGGCGAATCTAGAACACCTATTACAAGGAAGCCGCGGTTGGGAACAATTATTTTTGCTGCGGTCACTCTTCCAGTCACAGAAATCAGGACCTTCCTAAATGGGTTGTGTGAGAAGAATCCTAAAATTAAAGGTTTCCTCAAGGACAAGGATTTGCTGAGATGCATTACAAAAGCTCATGTAACTCTGGCGCACAAGGGAAGCCACGGTGTTGCAGCTGTTGCTAATTATAGCGTGTACCTCAACCGAGAGGTACCAGTAGATCTTACGTCCTTGCTCTTTTCAGAAAAATGTGCTGCACTAGAGGCCTGTTTAGGGTCAGTTGATGGTGAGAAGATTAGTTCGAAAAACGAATGGCCCCATGTCACCATATGGACTGCACCAGGAGTACCTGCCAAAGAAGCCAACACACTACCACAACTGGTTTCAGAGGGCAAGGCAATTCGCGTTGGTATAAATCCACCTTTCACCATTTCTGGCACATTAGACTTCTACTGATTTGTCACTACTACTTGAGTTGTGGATAGTAGATATAGATTTAGGGCAGATTAAGAAAGATGTATCTTTTTGACAATTGCCATCAAACCAAATTGTAGTAGGAAAGAATAAAATTCTAGTAAAATTCGTTTTAAGTTTCATGGCAAAACCAAATTGTAATAGGACTCTAATTCCTGATCCTTAAAGAACACGAAAAAAAAGGTTCTCTATTTATATCATCTCTAGTGGGAATTCATGGATTCACGGTTACCTCTCAAAGTTGCTCAGTTTCGTTTTGTGTCGTGTGGCTCTGGTACGTTGTTTCTACCTAGATTGATTATTGTTTGTGTCCATTTTTACTCTGTTTTGCAATCAGcttttcttttgataaattatgAGGTTAAGGAGAAGAAAACAACCAAAAGAAAGAATTTACAATTCAGGTGGATATGGCAACCGGAGAGACGATCCCAACAATAACACATTAAAAAATACTAGTGTTAATTTTGTAGAACCACCAcacccagaagaagaagaagcaagagaagtaGAAGTTCTACGTTTCTTGCAACACATGATAAGTATTCGCGGTTGTGCAAATCCGTGTTTCGTCGCGCAAAAAAACCTGACAGACGGCGACGTAAAAAACCAGCTAGGGTGTTTATCAATGTTACCGGTTAAAAACCTTGTCAACACAGATAATTTTTTGTCAGAAGAAGAGAGAAATTTTAAAGATTGACTACAATCCTGTGCATGTGAATGGGACTTGGAGGATAACTGGCAGAGTTCTGATATCCAGGGCTAGAGCCATACAAcagagtgttttttttttttttttaacttttcttttttctttttcatttttttcgtaTTGCAGTTTCAAGTTTCAATTCATTAGGGAGATTTTATTTGCTATTTAGAGATTTCATTGtatttctttgcgagttttttaGTAAGATGTTTTTAATGCACAAAACTTTGGTCTTCTGATTATGAGCAAGCTACCAAGCAGCAAGTTCTCTGAACTGATCAAAAAAGTACAAttgcttattattttttttaaataaaaaatataaatcacTAGAACGCTAACCGAAAAATATCACTGGCGATTTTGTTACTCTCCAGGTAATCTTACTTGGCGGATACCCGAGATCGACTGTTGAAGGAGAGGAATGCGCTGGACATTGCTTTCTCCAGCAAAGCCCATTAAGATTGTCATACTCTTGTCAGTTTGCCTGGTCCGATTTCAAGCTTTCAAAGAAGAATGGGATACCTCTGACCCAGTTGTATTAAAATTTTCCCCTTAAAAGCTAAAGAAAACCTATCAAATCTGCCTCCAGTATAGCCTTGCCCTTCTGAAGAGTCTCAGTTAGAAATGCTGGATGACGCAGTATCTTTGTGTGAATTTCTTCCATTCGAAACACCACAGCAATACCTAGGAGACTACCAGCACCCTCAGATTCATTCGAGGAAGAATCACAAGACCATGCACAGTTCTCGTCCAACTTCACGAGTTTCATCCCATGAATACGCAGAAATAGCCTATCCAAATTAAGTTAAACTTAAAGGCTTATCTAACTcttttaaaatcctaagctccttaggctccacgttgaacggtgatccTTACCCACTCACATAATTGCTTTTTCCACTTTTCCTCACAGGAGAGAAAAATAAGGAGTTTTTTTGCTAAAAAGAGTAATTGTTATATTTGTCATCCcggaagccaaaaaaaaaaaaaccgccaAGAACAAACATAGATTTTTCTTCTCTACAAAACAAACCATCGTTAGATCTGGTGTTTAGCggagaggaaaaaaaaacctaatcaTCATTTGTTCAAAACTTTAGGGCTAAccttaaaattaaaaataaaaacctaaaacccTAATCTATTCCGGTGTCTTCATTTTCTTTTATGAtgccttcttctcttcttctctctagCAGAAACTTCAGATTTTTGCGTATCTATTTTTTAATTTGTGGTTTCTGTGATTGATGCTTCCAGGAATTTTAGGAGGCAAGGTCTAATTATGCAGAGCAAAGGAAGAACAAGGTAAACATGTGGAAACCCTTGAATTTTAAATCTGTAATTTTTTTAATAGATTGGGTTTTAGTTTGGTGTAGGCAGACCGATTGAAACATATTGGGTTCGTGCTTTTCCTATTGATTTCCAATTGATGTTGAATGATTTAATGGTGGTCGATGTTTCCAAGGaggtaaaaatatcaaaattgaaaCCTTATATTTTTGAATGGTAGATTCATAGATGATTTGATTAGGGTTTAATATGACGGTTTgtattgttttgatttatttatttatttattttttgctttgATCTTTGTTGCTGGATTTACCGGAACCTTGATGATTCCATTCCGTTGAAGATGTTGAGAGTTAGGTTTTAGTTGACGATAAATTATTGTTTTCATCAACAGGGAGTGTAAGATTTATGTATACAAATTCGTTTTCTACGAATCTAATCTCTACCCCAACCCACTACAAGTATTATTCTCTGTTTATTAGGGTCTTTGGTAATGcatgttctgtattttgattttGAGATAATAAACTCCTTTTGTTATTTTGCAGGTCTTGTACCTTCAATCTTTGAGACCAGCTAGAGACGGAGACATTCCAGTTGGAGTACATAATTCTTACAACCTGAAAGCTCCAGGTACACTCATCACGAAGTGCAGAGATACGATTGAGGTAGTAACATTGAAATTAAGTATTTGCAAGATGCAGTTTCGTTTTGGTTCACTGTGAGCTCTTTTCTAATGATGGTAATATTGATTTTACATGTTTGTCCAGGATTATGTTTGATTATGGACTTCTTTCCTTACATTACGCATCTGTAAGTATGAAAAATTGGAGTTGATAACGTTATGATATCTAGAAATATGAATAGTGCATCTTTTTACTGATCGTTTGCAGGTGCATCTTTTTACTTTTAGGGTTTGTAGAATTCCTAATTTGGGTTTATTATAATAGGTTACTGATTTGGAATCTGTTTTACTGTTTCTCACCAGCAAAAATCAAGCAGAAAACCGATTTCCATATGTTTCCCTGGCTAAAGGTAATTTATTGCTTGACTTCTTTTTTACGTTTTCTGTTATGGTGTCATTAGTTAGCTTCTTACTGATTTTGTATTATTGACCTTGAAAAGTTTTCTCCAGATTAGCTCTAACAAGTAATTTGTATCATGGTAAAGCACACATCACATCATTAGTGCTAGAAGCATGAATTATGATGCTGAGAAGTAGAGATTGCTTGATCGGCGTACTGGATAGGAGTTTGTGCCATTGAAGTATAATTTTCTGACTTTGGACATGATTTCGTTTTTACCTCTTATTTATTTTGCATTAGGATGGTGAGAAACATAACGCTAAGATTTGTGGAGGACTCACTAAAGAATGTTGCAAGGCTGTGCTGTAGAACCAATAGATGTGGTGTTGATGACGAAAAAGGGAGGTGATGGTAATGTTTGTATTATCTGCAAGCATGGTGGGAGAGGAATGCTCATGTGGGTTACAATTGCTCTTTTCATCTTCAGTTGATTTGACACTGGCACTCAATACCGAAATTTCAAGGTAGACACACATATAATAAATTCATGTGAGACTCCTCTAACAACACCTAGAGATATGTTGGTCTACTGAATTAATTAGGTCATGAATCGTGTCCACTGCTTTCTACTAGGCTACTAATTTAAGATAATTATTGTTCTTTTTGTGAGCCATATTTATGCAGACCATGACTTGAATTGTTTTTCTCATGTTGAACTGCAGGTGCTGTGTTAAGAAGAAGATTCAGTCAGTTGCGCATTATTTTCCTGGAGGAGTAGACTCCAATCTGGATGCCAAAGAATAGGAGTTTCCAGACTATGAGTTAATTCATCATGGGTATTGCAACACACTCACCATCATCGTGATCGCAGCAGTGGTATTGGCAGCTTAAAGGCAAGTCAGCAAAACCAAAAGCTACATATCACCCACTTAAAACTTGTCAGATGTTCGACACGAGTTCTATAAATGCTTCTTGCAATGGTTTGAATTGTATTGTCAAAGATCCAATCCACATTACAAGAGAATGTGTATACTTTCTTGGATTTAACAAAAATAACGAGTACAATTCTGTTTGTGCAATACTTTCCTTGATTTTTACAGGGATCTACTTTGTGCTTTAGGAGTAAAGGTATCTACTTTACTGAGGGATCTACTTTCTGACGAACACCAGAATTATGTTCTTAGAGTTCTTTTGCACCTACTGATTGTTTGCTTGATGTCAAACAACACATTTGAATAACTAATTCAGCGTATGGCTTATCTTCCTCTAATATTGTATcagtttttatacagttttaactTCTATCTTCCTAATGATAAGACTGTTATTTGTTGTTTCTGATTATGGCTTATGGTAAGAACTACCATAATAATGTTGTAGTTACTACAATTTTGTACACTTAAACTAAATTAGGACAATAACACAGGCTACTCCAAATTATGATACACTTATGTGATACATTTTGTGAGTTTATAAATAGTTCGCAAACTGTTGGACCATGCTCATCTGTCTaaaggatgcaaatttatgtTTGCTGATCATGTTACCATTTTAGATGTTATGGACTTGAAGCTGGAGATGAAATATACATGTACTGTATCTCTGACCTATTGACATATATCTGATATGCTTATTGTGTTATTGTAGGTGCCAATTTATCCAAGTCAAAAGTTAATTGATCACAAAAAACACATCTTATTATTTTTTGGTAGCTTGAAGATTAAGATTTACAAGTATAATGATCTACGCTTCAAAGCAATTGGTTTTAGAATTTGGGACGATGGAATTTCTAGAGAAAATTCTTAAATCATGTAtattaaataatatatatatatatatatatataatttgcaGAGAAAATGACATTGCTTTTGATATGCCGTTCCTTGATCTCAATGCTTTTTTCCACAAATATATACATATTCCCAACTGTGGTATTGATCATTGTGCTTTGTCCTTGACggtaaatttcatttttttgggtTTCATTTGCAATGGGTGCAAGTTGTGGAAAGAGTAGTTAAGGTCCTTTGTTCTACAGTCACAAATATCTATTGTTGTTTTGTCGAGAATAGTAATGGATGCATTGTACACACTGTGTTTAGTATCTTACTGATGCTCTCCTGCAatctttggtggtggtggtggatgagACTTTGAGCAAGGAAATTGAGGTTAGAATCTCTTTGTCTCTAGATTTCGTTACAGTTTGATTTCTTAGTTGCAGCCTTATAATTTAATTTCCTTGAATTCTAAGATCAATTAAAGCTCAGTTTATAAGGATTTCCTTGAATTCTAAGATCAATTATAAGCTCAGTTTATAGGATTTCGTTTTCTCGATAGCGCTTTGACTGCTCTCACTATATATGACTAATATGTTTCCTCAAATGCATATCATCTAGCACTAATTTCATTTTGGTGATCCTATATTTGTGCCCTTGCAGGGCAAAAGCCCCTTTGGTTAGAAAAGGGGAACGATGCTGGGTTGAGAAAGTTTATAAAAAATGCATTATTAATGCCATCGGTAGATTGCCTATTGCAGAGCTGTTGGTGGAACAAAAATTGGGGTTTGCTCCTTTtctattttttagttttgtttgttcGCACTACGATTGTTTTATATTTACAGGAACTGATGTTGGAGAGGGACGCGATCTTCTATCCATCCTATCTCATTTTGGTAACCGGATCACATAACCAACTTTCAacaggtaaattagggtttactgATGTGACTGCATATGCAAGGAGTCTTCAGGTGTAGCTTCTTAAGTTGTTAACTGAAGGTCTCTTGATCTTTTCAGCTCATTCAGGTATTCATTCACTTCTATAATTATATCTTATGCTTTCGCTTCTTTTGTTTGATCAGTGATCTGTTTGTTTGCGTTTGATTTATCATTAGAAAAATTATCTACTCTCATATCTAAACAACGAAACTATCAAAGAATATTTTTCTATACTTTGAAACTAATTTTGCTGAATTGCTATTCAGGCAATGGTATAAAGAATGAGTGGATCAAACACCATACAAAACATGAGCACATGCAAAAGATGAGCACAGGAAAAGATGAACGATTAGAGAAAGCTATTAGACAACTATATGGTAGAGAAGCTACTAGACGGGTACATCGTATTGGTTCCAGATAACATGAGTATttgcttggtttttttttttttaatgttctaAGCACTAAGCATTGTTTTCGTTGTCTTTATATTTTTGTTATCAGAAGTCTTGATATTTAAATAGTTAAATATGTGTGAAATTTTCTTAAAAGTGACCAGATTTATTTTCTCATCTTAATAATATTAACTTCAGGGAGTTGCTGTAATGTTATGCAAgtaattcaatttcaaatttgTGTTTGTATACCAGACTTTTAAAAAGGAATTTATGATGCAGGGATGGGCACAACTTTTTAATAATGTTCAGGGGATTGGAGAAATATCCTTATTTTGTAGCTACCAttgttttttgtcttttttctgAAGGTATTTTGTAGCTGCGTTTACAGTCTAAAGTTTCGGGTTGAAAAACTTTGCAGCGGGAAGCCTCCTTAGCAAGTGCCTTTCGGGTTGCCACCATGCGAGCACTCTCAATTGCATCTTATGGAAACCATGTGAACAATACTAGCAGAGCATTTTGG harbors:
- the LOC113340573 gene encoding tRNA ligase 1-like — encoded protein: MPNRKGKTGGNKGGQQVWKESSKSGQSSSVAGSANSAADQGINNKLMGLSVGEVNKRVQNLASTVQFGSVPSIQQQAPVQNVASPMQFGSVPLKEPSTVQGEKTVWKPKQFGTVSGPTNAIVGAGGPDMTGTSVSNQKGGAALAEKISAGSLAEEFNVDEYSYSNAKIRASFYPKFENEKSDQDVRTRMIELVSKGLASLEVSLKHSGSLFMYAGHEGGAYAKNSFGNIYTAVGVFVLGRMFREVWGTQAFKKQAEFNNFLERNHMCISMELVTAVLGDHGQRPLEDYVVVTAVTEFGNGKPKFYSTPEIIAFCRKWRLTTNQVWLFSTRKSVSSFFSAFDALCEEGTATTVCKALDEVADISVPASKDHTQVQGEILEGLVARIVSRESSKLMEKVLKEFPLPSEGVTHDLGPSLREICAANRSDEKQQIRALLQSVGCSFCPNLVDWFGDGSGDANVRNVDRSVVSKFLLAHPADYATTKLQEVVRLINEKRFPASLKCYYNFHKITSLAANNIHFKMVIHVLRDSAFRQYQKEMRHNPGLWPLYRGFFVDINLFKVSKDKTAEVAEDNSAQSKNANGSSETSTSATGGLGDEDANLMIKLKFLTYKIRTFLIRNGLSILFKNGPEAYRTYYLRQMEIWGTSSQKRKELSKMLDEWASYIRRKCGNNQLSSSIYLTEAEPFLEQYARRSPQNQILIGSAGSLVRSDDFLAIVESGRDEEGDLEKTEQNPTTSSPTRTVMDSSPKKEGLIVFFPGIPGCAKSALCKEILNASGELGDDRPVHSLMGDVIKGRYWQIVADDRRKKPYSIILADKNAPNEEVWRQIEDMCRSTRASAVPVVPDSEGTDTNPFTLDALAIFIFRVLQRENHPGLLDSKSPCVGYVLLMFYHLYDGKNRSEFETELIERFGTLVKIPLLKSDRSPLPGSVRSILEEGVRLFQLHRNKHGRLESSKGSYKKDWENWEIRLRQVLFANADSLNAIQVPFNHVVKQVLDQLKAVAKGESRTPITRKPRLGTIIFAAVTLPVTEIRTFLNGLCEKNPKIKGFLKDKDLLRCITKAHVTLAHKGSHGVAAVANYSVYLNREVPVDLTSLLFSEKCAALEACLGSVDGEKISSKNEWPHVTIWTAPGVPAKEANTLPQLVSEGKAIRVGINPPFTISGTLDFY